In Drosophila subpulchrella strain 33 F10 #4 breed RU33 chromosome X, RU_Dsub_v1.1 Primary Assembly, whole genome shotgun sequence, the DNA window ttcctaaaaatatattatcgTAATCAACTATTATTCAAACTAAAGATCAAAGCTAGCTATTATTTATCTTCTTTTTCTAAtttttccaatatttttcaaattagCTTATCACAAAAGTGTATGTTACTTACcgaataatatatttttccaGTGGGAATTGTCCGTTTTGAGAAGAGCCATTAGAAGTGCCTCGCCGGAGAACGAAGTGCTGGGGATGTTTACGATGGACATGCAATGTGCCTTCGCTTTGATTAGCAGCAGTTTGGCCAATGGTATTATTATCATCCAGATGGGCTATGTGTAGTTAAACTACCCTTCGCCTTCAAGCCTTCAGAAAGTTAAGTTACCATGGTATAATCGGCACTCAATCGGCACTTCAGTTAATTGAAAGTATAATCTAAGGGGAAAGGATCTGTAACGAAGTAAAAGCCAGACACGCAGCTTATGTGCCCATATAGTTTTGAAGGCCCCACATAAGGTAAAAGAAGTAAGCTGATCATTTAAGTTTATAACCAAAACAAATTTTGGGCTCAAATCCAATCAAGCACATTTCACATcgattttattatatttttcaagcctagaaaataattataaaatgtgaTTAAGCCATAAAAAGTCAAATATCGAATATTTTTGTAGAGTTATCATTTCCTAAAATTCGAATTCAGTGTGGCAACAGTTCCGAAGCTCCCTTATTGGATTTATTCCACTATTATTTTTTCGTCAGCGGCTTGGATAAGTGGGAGAAGACATCTGGATTTTCGACGAAGTCTATAGGAAAATTATTTCCCGAATTGTCAATGTCTTTTGTGAAAAAAGATTTGGGGCAAATTAACGAGTTAATATCCAAGTCCGTTGTTTTGGCCGTGGTCACTGGGTAAGTGAACTTCTTGGTGATATTCTCCAGTTTAAGGTCATCCTCCGGCAACTTTAACGGAACCCTCTCCGCCCTCAATTTGTCCAGACGTCTTTGCTCCTCCTTGATGAGATTGGTGGCCATTTGGTGAGAGTTTGCCCTTGTGGATTCGGTTTCCTGCGATTTCCTGGGACTCAGGACCATGGCACAGCGAACTCGCATGTGGTAGGCGTGGGTGGTCTGCAGGGAGCTATCCATATCCTTGGCCAGGGTCTCCATGGAGCTGGCGTTCCACTCCAGCTTGGTCTGCATCCTGGAGACCTTCAGGTCTATAACCTCGACTGGCCTCTTGTGGTTGAAGAGCGCCAGGGAAATGGCCCTCTTCAGCAAATCCACCACTTCCCTGACCTCCAGTTTGCTTCGATTCTCTTTCGTGATCTTGGGTTCGGGGACAAAGGAATCAACGTCCAACTTCTTCCTCTCAACCTCCTTTTCTTCCTGCCTCTCAAAGAGCTCCTTGACCCGCTCGTTCATGAGCCTGGCCTGCGATTCACGCACCATCCTCTCCATATTCCGGCTCCTCACGGACATTCTGCGATCCCTGGGCGGATGACCCGTCAGCCTGCGCTCCCTTTGCACCATCTCGAGTATCTTGAGCGGAATGGTGGAGCTCGACCTGGGCCTTTCGCTGGAATCCTGCGATCGCAGGGTCCTCGCCAGCTGCTCCCCTCTCCTCTGCTCATTATGGGTCCTAATGGTGGCTGACTTCTCGAAGGGCAGGCGCTTCTTGTCCTGACCTTTGACCAAAGGGTGCATACTTACCATATTAGCTGTGGAAAGAGGCGATAGTTTATGTTTTGTACTTCTAAAATTTGTCTAGCTATGTGAATTGTAAAATATCTATTGATATTATCtgtacacagagaaaactaaATTGAGAAcatgttcttgaattgagaacattcgttcttaaaaaccgtgtaagtacattttggtatcaatataagaacgaaatggtgagaagagaaaaattaaattgagtttatttaacaactttttgataagtatacactaaggactgaactaatagtttattggTACATATAATGTACTTAAATATCGaaaattcaacttgattcgagcaaagtaagaacattttcaacttaaaaatgtcgttctatttttaagaacattttcaactcagatgagaaagtcagaattttctctgtgtattaatatttaatttaatatttaatgtaatattatctgtatcaatatttaatttaatatttaatgtaatattatctgtattaatatttttaagattctGCAATGTAGTGTTTAATTGGTAATTTTAATCCCTCTCCAAATTCCCTAAAAATAGTCATAAGATCTTACCATTTGGGGATGTGTTGACCCTGAAAGGTGATTGTCGTTCGGTGCTCTGGTGTGGTTCCCCCGGGTTCTGGGGCTTTCTTCCCATTTTGCGAGGTTCATTACCCCCTGAGGCCGTGCCCGAGTTGTATCTGATCAGACGCATCAGTCGCCTCAAGGGTCCCTGGTTGCAGATCCGTGGCCTTCCCACATCATCTGCACAGTATATAACTTACTTATAAACCACAATTCTTATAATAATCCAACTACTGAAACCTACGCAATAGGCGGCATTGTCTAGAACCGGTTGAGCTCAGGATCCTCCTTATCCAATCCAATCTGATGGTGTGTGCCATTGCTGACTGAAGTCGCCACGACTTCAATTGAAATgcacaaagaaaaaaaagggaGAACGGAAGAACAATTTAGAGACCGAATTTCACATGGGTATTTATTCAGTTGAGTCCATTACTTAGTTTTGGGAACCGAACTAAACGACAGTAAATTAGAGGCCTGCTCGGGTAAATAGAGAAAACGTTCGgcaatttcttttaaattaaaaattaaaaataatataaataaacattaaacatttttattgaattacgATTTTTATGCATATTTAGCTGCATCCTGAAAAGTGTGCTACAAAAAGTTAAGGCTTTTAACCACCCTTTAACTtaacaaaatttataaaaatatatttatattcctTTTGCACTAGATTCCTAAATAAGCAATAAAAAACCAGGTCATATGATTACGTATTTTTATTACGGTTTATTTCGAGTGTGTTTTTGGGGTGTGGGCGAGTGTTTCATCTGCTGATGAACAAATTACATTTGACATAATACATAATGAAAACGCTTTTGAGGCCGAATGGGGTCTCCAAATTTTTTCTCGCACATGAACATGAGTATTGTACATATGTTGGGTGTACTTGTGTGTTTTTGCCCATATATATCAACCCAATTCATAATATCTTTTTTTCTGCTTCTTCTGTACTATCGTATATAGCACATACATATAGCTCTACTGCCGATCCATACGCGAACTTCAACaaaattgaatttgatttACTTTCTTTACTCATCGCTAAGGCtaaagttttcttttcttttcctttcctttcctttactttttttttgtttttcgtagGTGTATGACTAGCAAAAAACCATTGCATTTTCATGGGGGTGGCAGTGGGTTAGGatgtaaatgtaaatgtaaatgtGAATGTGATGTAAACGGGATGTAAATGTGAGCGGAAACCAAACGAAAGCTTGCCCGTACATGTgtctatgtgtgtgtgtattttcATCGATATTCGACACTCGATATTCGATATTCGAttcgacaacaacaacaacaaaaagaaAAGGCACAATTTTGATGAAACGCTTTCCCATGCTTTGTATGCGCGCGTGTGTTAAGTGGATAGgattatacatatatcatcATCAGGGGCGAAtgggtttatttttttttttttgacaaggAAATTCCCCTTCTCAGCTGCAGCGCTCCTTGCTCTaattgtagtatattttcTTTATCTAGTTGATAATTGCTTGATAGTTAGTTCTCGAGGGTTTCATGTTTGTTAGTAAAATCTAAGGCTAGTTGGAAAAGTGATTCgaatttggttttttttttttttaaaggggCCTGGCGTGTCTCGGAAGAACCGCTTGGAAAAAAGGCCTTCCCCTTTCATTTAAGTagtattttttgttgtttgagCGAAAAAAAAGATCACTTGCTACGAATAGTTACCCAAAAAGACGTGGGGCGCACCCTGTTAAGCGGTTATCTATAGTTAACTCCTCAGCTCGTCGTTTAATGTTAGTTAATGCAATGCTTTTCGTATGCTAGTTGGATGTATCAAATTGATTAAGAGATTCGATTTGTATCTTGTTTATTACACTTAGGGTTCAGCTTcttttttcttgtttgtttCGCTTAGAGTGGAAATTATTTgaatagttttttattttgtttttaattgtttgtcctttttgtttttcaggattgtttattaaatataacaatGCTCTCGGCGCATACATTGtgaaaattataatcaatttgtttttactttatttgtataatagttatgtgtatatatttttgaaataataTCCATAGCTGATGCTGCTGTGGCGTCGTCGACGTTTTTgcaatatacaaaaaaaattaataaaaaaaaaatgtctcaAGAAGTATTAAGATAGGGAGCAAGAGAGATGGACTGagtaagaaaaataataatatttatatgcaTATTCGCATGAATAATAATGTTAACACTCAACTTGAATTTTGCTAAATTTTTCGAACGAATTTCGAATGTGTTTTGCTTTCTGTGCGTTGGCTATAAATCGTAGATtggtttatataaattaatcaGCAATGTATAGTTATCTAATTTGAGTTGATCTCATCTCCAGCTCTGCTTCTTCCTCGTCACTTCCGCTTCCgcttctttatttatttatttatttgcctttGCAATTCGATTTgtcttgtgtgtgtgtgtgtttgtgtatAAAATTAGACCGCATCGGTAATCCATGTATGCTTGAATGGgttcgtgtgtgtgtgtgtatattaTCTACATGCtatatttgttttatagattgttaaatatacaatattttaCTCATTATATAGATTTAAATCAACGCGACAACAAATTCCATTCCTCCATCTCTTTGCATTCCAATCGGTTGCTGCCGTAGTTTACATTATGCGGGTGTTttgtgtatatttatatagtaAAATGACTTTGTTTCGACGATCTCTTGCGGACTATAGGCTAAATGGTACAGATATATATAGTAAGTAGATGTGTGAATGAATGTCTATGGTTGTATATGCAACTTTTCCGCTAGTTTCTAGTATTTATCATACGCATGTTTATTGATTCACTTTTTTTATATAGTTCTTCTTGGTTTTACGTTTGTGTTGCTTTTAGGCAAAGGCGAGTGGGAAAAATTACATACATCTAACAACAAATGCACCAACGTTCTTCATCATCTCATCATCGTTATTAGCTTCGATATATCATCAATAcatattatcattatcattagaTCGTAATCGTAAATCGTTATCGTCATGCTCTGACTATCCGCTAGATCCGCAACCGTAACCGCATTCACATCCGCATCTGCATCTGCGTCCCGTCATCGTCGTCATTATTCGTAGTCAGCTACTAAACATTGTCGTACTTAAAGTTAACCACCATGCAATGCGAAATGTGCATCTACATCACCATCACCCCCAAAATATCGGTGTGCATGGGTGGTGggtgcctgcctgcctgtgcCTGCATGTTTACATATTCATATAGATCaatatatatcaaaaaacacATTATCGTCAACATAACTAACTCGCTATAACTCTTGGCTCTCGTATATAAACATCAACATAAACAAACAACACTCTAGCGCTTAACGAACTCCTTAAAGCCCTCATATCCGCTCGACTCTATGCTTTTATAATCGGATCTTAGTCTATATAAGTggtgtgtgtatatatgtatatatatatatatattatatttcgCTTCTTTTTGTTTATACCCAACTTTGTTCTAACTAAAAACTATACACCTTTGTCCGCTTCAGTTTGAACACCCTCATATCTCTCATCTCACATCTCACATCTCATATCCCTACGATGCCAAATACCAAATGCTTTGCTCTCCGTCCTTGTCTAGCTGCTGGGATGTACGTTTGTACGTTCACCTGACCGTACATCGATGAGTGCATCCAAATAAAATTGCTTTGGACAATTTGCTACATTAAGttggctgctgcggctgcgtcaatataaattttactGTCTGTGGTCAAGTTTGTAGGTCCGTGGTTCCGTTTTCGTTTCCGTTTCTATTTCCGTTTCCTGTCGTTGTAGTAGTCAGTAgtgttgttgtagttgttgctgtggctgctgctgttgtagtagttgttgctgttgttgttgtggttgttgctgttgctgttgttacTGTGATGCATCATCAGTGCGGCGTCTTCTGTTGCGGCTGCTgatttgttgctgctgctgctgctgctgctgctccagtTGCTCCTGTTGTTGTTCTCGAGACCGGTCGGCATCGAACTCGAGGCGGCAGTGTCCAAGTTGTGGTGGCTGTTGGTCATAGAGATTCCTTGGAAGGTACCCAAATGGTTGGTCCCGACTGGGACCAAATCATAGATTTCACTTTGCTGTAGATCTCCTCGATGGTGTCGCCCTGGACAACGCCTGTTGAAGATGGCAATTCAATGGATTATTAGTATATGTATTTAGAgaactatttattttatcaactTACCCGTAAAGTATTCGCCGAATTCCTGCTCCATTTTAATGGCCCGCTCGTAAGTCTTCTTGGCCTGCTCCTCCGTCATGCGACGATTCATCTCCCTGTGGGTAATAAACCATTATTACATAGGAATCTTCTACCACTAGGTAAGTCCAAATTACTCACATCACTGAGTCCACCGACTTGGGTTTGATGAACACGGCAACGGGATACAGCTGGGCCACCTGGAGGCGCTTTATGGCATTCCCGGACACGTCCAGGATGCAGTGCTTGCCCTTCTCCGCCACCTCGCGCACACTGGCCACCGAGGTGCCGTACAGATTGTCGTTATACTGGCCCGCCTCGATGAACAGATGGTTCTGGATATCCCGCTCCATTTGCTCGCGAGAGGACACAAAGTGATAGTCCCTACCGTCCACCTCGTACTCCCTCTTGGGTCGGGTGGTGTCTATAGGCAAGGATAGATATATCAGTTAGAATTACAAAGAAACTGAGATGTTGAATAAACTACTTACGTGGCACACATGAGCCGAACTTGTCGGGATACTCCGATATTAGGTCATCGTTGATGCGATCCTTCAGCGGTCCCAGGATAATCACCGGACGCGTGTAGTTAATGGACAGGCGCTGCACGGCCTCGTAGGACAACACATTCTCCTCGGAAGCTGGAAAGTAGGTTAAGCACTTGGATTAGGACCTTGGCGTGCAGGTGCTCTACGTCATCGCAAAGTGTTCTAAATGAGtgggaatcggaatcggaggGGGGAAATGGGTTGGTGGGTCGGATTTCTATACAGAAATTATCTTGGGTTCTCGGGGGGTGGAGGGCTCTACAAAACAAATATCTATTTTGGTCTATGTTCTAACTGGGTCATAAATATCAAAAGAGATCCATATACAGATCCAGGCAAGTCAGTAAAAGTTAGAGTTGGTTAATTTCATCTAGTTAGCAGTTGCTCTCTACGGTTTTAGGGATAATAGTGGATAGAATTTGTATCTCTAAGTTAggttttgtttaatttaagaTCTCGCACACAAGAATGTACAGAAAAATCTCAATTGATTATCTTTTTCTAAATGAATTTTGCAAAATAAAAGTTCGGCAAACCGGTTATTACTCGTCAACTTATATTTCACTTATCCAGCATTCACTGTTCTGGGCGGCAAACTTATAAATCGAGCAAAGGAAACATTCTAAGGCAATAAGATTCAATGTTCAATTAGGATTCCTAAGCATAAGTCACTTAAAACTTAAAGTATACAATGAAATGATACCAAACTTAAGATCGAAACCAAAAGACCAAATGTAAATGCAATATGTGATATATGGTAACCAAAGCTTTAACACTTATGTATGCAGTGGGCCATATACATATAGGATATAGAAATGATGGCTATGTAGACATAGAGCAGGCGATCTACGAGCAAACAGTTAACAGACAGTGGGCACACTGGGTAATGTCTTACATGGTAACATACTACATACATGACATCATGAtcttacatacatacatggCACACAAAAACTTGGACAACATGAAATCAAAATCTGTGTGTTGATTGTGGTGAGTGAGTGTAGAAATATATGTTCAGATCATTAGAACTAGCTTAGGTGATTATCTTGGCGTTGGATGAACCCAGTTCTTTGGCTGTTCCTCGTTACCAGGGGTATTATGGGATTTTACTCACTTGACGCCTTGTAGAACTCACAGATCAACTCTTTTTGGGACTCATTTACAGACACACGTACGTTGAGTGCTACGGGGTGGATTAACAACTGATCGATTAAGGCAAATAAAACTCCCTCGATTTGTACAATTCCTTTATTTCactttcagtttcagtttcagttttgGTTTGATTTTGGTTTGGGTTTAGGTTTCATCTTAACCCGCAATTATTTCACAAATATCTCTGAACTCTAAGACGAAAGGTTTCTGGGGGGGGGAGGGACTTAATCTGGTATTTTCTTTCTTGAATAGAAACAATTTTTGCGGTGGTTCGGGTGGCGGGCACATGCAAAAAGACACGACACGACACGAGCAATACATAAAAAACAACAGCAAACCAACTGAATTGGAATCGGTTCAGTAATctatatacatatctatatataGATGCGTgtcggcaaggtgggtgtgtTCTAGCTAACTATGGAAAGGACTGGGACAAACAACTATCCAGGCAGAAGGACACAAAAAAATACGCTCTAGGCTCAGCACATTCGGGTGTGGGGAGTTCAGATCTTCGGATGATCCATGGGTCAACTTTTCTGTTATTGATCGGGTGATACACTACGCAATGTGGCAACCAAATGAAGAAATAGGCAAACGATACAGGATGTGAGTGTGTCCGTTGTGTGTTTTTTGGTGGATTCACAAAATTTGCTATCATCATTCGATTCTACGCAACTATCAACAATTCACAACAGTTTAAGAACTCATAAACAAACCATAAGGTCTAAGATTCAAAGTAAAACATAGGGTTTGGGGTTGTGTGTCCAGGAAGATTTATGGATGGTTCTGAAGACAGTTTGTATGCATTATATGCATGGTCttaaaaacaatatatatgtatgtatattttagTAACAACGAAATTTCTCTGCCAGTATAAAAAAACATCGTTCTACTTGCAAGAAGAGAGTTCAAGGCTTATCCTAGTTAATACTCTGATATACGAAATGAAAATAACGAGGGAAAGAAAAAGACTTAACAAAATCTACTGAAAGCCTTTCAGGAAGTTATCTTCAAAACGTATTCTCTAGGGACAAAACGCGATAGAGATAGATGTCTagcagagagagagagagagagagagagagacagagagatGGAATGAGACAGCATGAATGAGAGACAAAGCAAGAGATAGGCAGAAATCAAGGAAAGAACGAAAAATATAACCAAGAGGAATTGATCTTgcaaaattttgtttctttgtatttataactaaatatttaactttcattctttcgttttttttttttaggtagAAGAAAACATAAGCTTTGTTGTAATTTTTACTAGTATTACAAAAAGAGAAGAGACTTGTtgcttgtattttttttttttgttgctgttggtttttgttttgttttattttttgtgattGTTGGTTGTTCAGATGCTCGACTTACGATAGTCAGCATCATTATTCTCCAAGTAGATCAGAGTTATCTGCTCCATATCGGGTAACTCCACCCTGTAGATAATCTCGCCTGAGCAGTGATTAGTCGATAGTGTTGGTAGCGCAGATTTAGAAGAATTTAGTAGTTGGTTGTTGTCGCAGTTCGTGAGCGCATGGTTAtaacaaatatatatgtatacatatagAGATATATATCGGTGGTCATATTGTTGGTTTGATTTTTATCGGTTTGTTTTGGTTggttgttttggttttggttttggttttgagaagttaaatatttatatatatagcgagatatattgatatatgtGTGGCATGGGGATTGTGTGTATTTAGAACAAGAGAGAAAATTTGTGAGTTTAACATAGGTTTACAAAGAACAAATCAAAGGATGTTTTGTGTTTCGGTGCGGTTCCATCATAGATATATGGGTAATATATATTCGGAAacagcgagagagagagatatGGAGTGACGTTGCGTTTGCGTTACGCACAGTTATAGATCGGTAGTAGATATAGTAGCAGACATAGTAGTAGAATAGTAGTAGATTCGAACGGAagtagttgttgttgtcgttgttgttgaAGTAGtagtagttgttgttgttggttggTTGGTAGTAGTTGAGTAGTAGGCAAACAACACAATAATTCAAAGTAGTTCACAGACACAGGGGTTAAATGTAAAAGAAGAACAagaaaaatatcaaaggatTAACAACaaatcgaaatcgaaatcACCATTTACTCATGTCTTGTACTGTCTGTCTGTGGCTGactgaataaaatacttaaaaatggAACTCGAAAAGGTAAATGGGGGAGTTGAGAGTTCGGTTGAGTTCCCTTTTGTGTACGAGTATGGGAAATATTCGTGTGCATCCCGAGTTGAGAATCGTCTGGGAAAAACTTTATTTCGGTTGGCTGTGATGTATCTGTATGATGATCTGTTCTGTATTCACACATCAAGTACGCCATTCCAGTTACATCTATATGTACATTATATATCGCATCGAGTGTGGCAACATTAAAACACGACGTGATACAAGCGGATAATAAAGGAACAGCAAGTTGAGATCGAAATGGTATAGTTTGATTTCTGTCCGTATACATATTCTTTGTAATGTGAAGAACCAGGGAACCAGGGGATCCAGAGTTTTAACTTAAAAGGTGAACCGAAAAATCCATAAATAGAGAGAATAGAGACCTTGTCCTGGAAAGATCATTGATTGGATGTTAAGGAGATTTGATGTACGGACTTCCTGTACAAATTTTGATGTAGGTTTTGGAATctattcatatatatattatgcAAATCTGATGTACATCTGGTTTTACACCATTTTACGTAGTCTTTTTCAAATTTCCTTTATACATTTAGTGTACAATTAATGGACATTTACATGCATATGATATAGTTCTTTCGAAAGTTAAATTTGGACGATCCATTTATTTCCGCAAAAGTCTTGCGGATCGGTTGGGTATATAGAAAATATTGGGCTATGTATATTTGGAAAATCCTGACATGTA includes these proteins:
- the LOC119556946 gene encoding uncharacterized protein LOC119556946 gives rise to the protein MAHTIRLDWIRRILSSTGSRQCRLLHDVGRPRICNQGPLRRLMRLIRYNSGTASGGNEPRKMGRKPQNPGEPHQSTERQSPFRVNTSPNANMVSMHPLVKGQDKKRLPFEKSATIRTHNEQRRGEQLARTLRSQDSSERPRSSSTIPLKILEMVQRERRLTGHPPRDRRMSVRSRNMERMVRESQARLMNERVKELFERQEEKEVERKKLDVDSFVPEPKITKENRSKLEVREVVDLLKRAISLALFNHKRPVEVIDLKVSRMQTKLEWNASSMETLAKDMDSSLQTTHAYHMRVRCAMVLSPRKSQETESTRANSHQMATNLIKEEQRRLDKLRAERVPLKLPEDDLKLENITKKFTYPVTTAKTTDLDINSLICPKSFFTKDIDNSGNNFPIDFVENPDVFSHLSKPLTKK